TTTTTACAATTGAAGAGATTGAAAAGTTGTCTCTGATACTGAGAAGAAGCATAGTAGTAAATAAGGGGGTCAATACAACAGCTAACGCTGCTGATACAAACACATAGTAGATAGGCAAAGTAGAGATACTCCAGGCTGTTGTCATAAGAAAAATGGATATAATGAATTAATAGAAGGACATTTGTTGGCCCAAAgcaaataacaaaaacaaaaaaaacagccACACACAAGAGCAAGGCACGGGtcttcttattttgttttgcaacaATGGTAGAAGAACTAAGACATCGGATGATACACACATAACAGACAGTAGAAATTATAAATGGCACTACAAAAAACACAGATGAGAAGATGGAGAAGAAGTGGAGATAATACCCTTGAAGTTCAGATTCTCTAAGCACATCATGGCAAGTAGTTATATTTAACTTGGGTATTTCCATTGTTTGCTCTCTGATGAGAAAAGGTATAACCCCAGTTATTGCTACAAGCCATATGATGAAACAAATCAGTGAGGCACGTGTTAATGTACGCCACCCAAGAGACTTCATGGGATACACCACTGCTAAAAAGCGATCAAAGCTTATGCTCGTCATAAGCATTATTGAACAGTACATATTACAGTAGAAGGCAGCAGTGATGAAACGGCACATCTGAGGTCCAAAACACCAGTCATTTCCAGAAAAGTGATAAGCAATCTTGAAAGGAAGCACACTTACAAACAGGACATCTGCAAGGGCCAAATTCAGCATGTATACTACAGCTGgtttttcaattttcatttttttcagaaacacgAGTATTGCTGTAATGTTCAGAGGGAGACTCAGCACAAGCACTAAG
The Strix uralensis isolate ZFMK-TIS-50842 chromosome Z, bStrUra1, whole genome shotgun sequence DNA segment above includes these coding regions:
- the F2R gene encoding proteinase-activated receptor 1, coding for MGPRALPALLCALALAVLGCPRPSPAAAAAAPLASPYNSSTPQLRSFVISSVSHQDDPIPTEDDTENDLEVASGTTNQTGSFLHEQRTVSVQTAQFLTSPWLTRFVPSVYTLVLVLSLPLNITAILVFLKKMKIEKPAVVYMLNLALADVLFVSVLPFKIAYHFSGNDWCFGPQMCRFITAAFYCNMYCSIMLMTSISFDRFLAVVYPMKSLGWRTLTRASLICFIIWLVAITGVIPFLIREQTMEIPKLNITTCHDVLRESELQGYYLHFFSIFSSVFFVVPFIISTVCYVCIIRCLSSSTIVAKQNKKTRALLLCVAVFFVFVICFGPTNVLLLIHYIHFSYDNSLEYLYFAYLLCVCISSVSCCIDPLIYYYASSQYQRQLFNLFNCKKTFDPNSSNSSGQSMSTTSRRSTCSTNVNNSVYRKLTSNALR